A genomic region of Colletotrichum destructivum chromosome 5, complete sequence contains the following coding sequences:
- a CDS encoding Putative riboflavin kinase domain, bacterial/, riboflavin kinase domain superfamily, with amino-acid sequence MAETTTRPLVVGPDSGPEAPFPLKMEGKVISGFGRGSKELGIPTANLPVDSSQTPWIDNTRSGVYFGWASLSLPASHPDRIAPPPSSGAGPAQPHLEFQLYPMVMSIGYNPFYKNTVRSAEVHVLHKFSADFYDAHMRLLILGFVREEKDYKSLEALVADINTDCDVARTSLARDRWAPPKALTPGAETDGLLDAKWLVEPLPKA; translated from the exons ATGGCAGAGACGACGACACGTCCTCTTGTCGTCGGCCCGGACTCCGGTCCCGAGGCCCCCTTCCCGCTCAAAATGGAGGGCAAGGTCATTTCCGGCTTCGGCCGGGGGTCTAAGGAG CTCGGAATACCAACCGCAAACCTCCCAGTAGACTCCTCTCAAACCCCCTGGATAGACAACACCAGATCCGGCGTTTACTTTGGCTGGgcttccctctccctccccgcaTCGCACCCGGACCGCATcgccccgccgccctcctccggcgccggcccggCTCAGCCCCACCTCGAGTTCCAGCTGTATCCCATGGTCATGTCCATCGGCTACAACCCCTTCTACAAGAACACCGTCCGCTCCGCCGAGGTCCACGTGCTTCATAAGTTCTCGGCCGACTTTTACGACGCTCACATGCGCCTCCTCATTCTTGGCTTCGTGCGGGAAGAGAAGGACTACAAGAGCCTCGAAGCCCTTGTCGCCGACATCAACACCGACTGCGACGTTGCGCGGACTTCGCTTGCCCGCGACCGATGGGCGCCGCCCAAGGCGCTGACACCcggcgccgagacggacggtTTGCTGGATGCGAAGTGGCTAGTAGAGCCGCTCCCCAAGGCGTAG
- a CDS encoding Putative NAD-dependent epimerase/dehydratase, NAD(P)-binding domain superfamily codes for MAHSAAVIGSTGLVGSHILTNLITSEAFAAVNTISRRPPKAGGLTLKPIIEQDTSAWPPKLAALQPLPTVVFSALGTTRAAAGSIAEQWKIDHDLNVELVKAAKTAGCKAFIFISSAGTRGALSAQAPYSKMKNGVEDAIKEAGFDHGIILKPGMILGQREESRAAEGIFQSVIRTLGMVSRNIQDSIGQEAEVIARAAVHAAVLVEQGKAPAGVWEISGAEIVRLGRTEWKHGPWPRS; via the coding sequence ATGGCGCATTCGGCCGCAGTCATCGGGTCCACCGGCCTTGTCGGATCCCACATCCTCACCAACCTCATCACCTCTGAGGCCTTTGCTGCCGTCAACACTATCTCACGCCGCCCGcccaaggccggcggcctcACGCTGAAGCCTATTATCGAGCAGGATACCTCGGCTTGGCCACCCAAGTTGGCCGCCCTGCAGCCGCTCCCTaccgtcgtcttctcggccCTCGGTACCACgcgcgccgctgccggcagCATCGCCGAGCAGTGGAAGATTGACCATGACCTTAACGTCGAGCTCGTTAAGGCCGCAAAGACGGCCGGCTGCAAGGCCTTTATCTTCATCTCGAGCGCCGGCACCCGAGGCGCCCTCTCGGCCCAAGCGCCCTACAGCAAGATGAAgaacggcgtcgaggatgccatcaaggaggccggctTCGACCACGGAATTATCCTGAAGCCCGGCATGATCCTTGGCCAGCGCGAGGAGAGCCGTGCCGCCGAGGGCATCTTCCAGAGCGTCATCAGGACCCTTGGCATGGTCAGTCGCAACATCCAGGACAGCATTGgccaggaggccgaggtcatTGCTCGCGCCGCCGTGCATGCAGCTGTTCTTGTGGAGCAAGGCAAGGCGCCGGCCGGAGTGTGGGAGATTAGCGGCGCCGAGATTGTTCGGCTTGGGCGGACGGAGTGGAAGCACGGCCCTTGGCCCCGCTCTTAG